A part of Gracilimonas sp. genomic DNA contains:
- a CDS encoding DUF456 domain-containing protein, with product MEIIIIIIGALLMLIGLAGAFLPVVPGLPFSYIGLLILQFMYAPFSLTFLIVWAAIVILVGFVLDNVIPAWATKKFGGSPYGVTGSVVGLVAGLFFPPIGFVLGPLAGAFLGEIIAGNKSDKAFKSALGSFVGFMAATGLKVMAAGVMAYHYFANVTI from the coding sequence ATGGAAATCATTATAATTATTATCGGTGCTTTATTAATGTTAATTGGATTGGCAGGAGCCTTCTTGCCGGTCGTTCCGGGCCTTCCGTTCAGCTATATAGGATTGCTCATTCTGCAATTCATGTATGCACCTTTTTCACTTACTTTCCTGATTGTATGGGCAGCTATTGTAATACTGGTTGGTTTTGTGCTGGATAACGTAATTCCTGCCTGGGCTACCAAGAAATTCGGAGGGTCGCCCTACGGAGTTACAGGCTCTGTGGTGGGTTTAGTGGCAGGGTTGTTCTTTCCGCCTATTGGGTTTGTTTTAGGTCCTTTGGCAGGTGCTTTTCTTGGAGAGATTATTGCCGGGAATAAATCAGACAAAGCCTTTAAATCGGCTTTAGGCTCATTTGTGGGATTTATGGCGGCAACGGGTTTAAAAGTGATGGCGGCCGGAGTGATGGCATATCACTATTTTGCAAATGTTACTATTTAA
- a CDS encoding transporter, with protein MKYTHLIVALCFLLISNYALAQENYTADRPGIGNGSYVVETGVFGLETGIQLSTGNAINQFDIGQMLLRFGVIENFELRALLNSYSTQYFDQTDAVNSGFQDLGLAAKYKLFESEEGKTRVSSIGKISLPVGASSFTNDEIVPTLFGVVDQSVAENISISSNLGYTFGIGDLNDNWLFTLTPGFSLPNQENLSFYAGYAGIYSGGNINEHYHYTEAGLALIVNDGAQLDLNAGYEIEQESLFIGIGFAQGF; from the coding sequence ATGAAATATACACATCTCATCGTAGCCTTATGTTTTCTTCTAATTTCTAATTACGCTTTAGCTCAGGAAAATTACACTGCCGACCGGCCAGGAATTGGTAATGGGTCGTATGTGGTGGAAACCGGAGTTTTTGGCCTGGAGACGGGCATTCAGCTTTCAACGGGGAATGCGATAAATCAGTTTGATATCGGACAAATGCTGCTTCGGTTTGGAGTGATTGAAAACTTTGAATTGAGAGCCCTGCTGAATTCTTATTCCACTCAGTATTTTGATCAAACAGACGCAGTAAATTCCGGCTTTCAGGATTTGGGGCTGGCAGCTAAATATAAGCTCTTTGAATCTGAAGAGGGTAAAACGAGAGTTTCATCCATTGGAAAAATAAGCTTGCCGGTAGGGGCTTCCTCATTCACAAACGATGAAATTGTACCGACGTTATTTGGAGTTGTGGATCAGTCAGTAGCTGAAAATATTAGTATCTCTTCCAATCTTGGATATACTTTTGGAATAGGAGATCTGAATGATAACTGGCTTTTTACGTTAACGCCCGGTTTTAGCTTGCCTAACCAGGAGAATCTGAGTTTTTATGCAGGATATGCAGGTATTTATAGCGGCGGAAATATAAACGAGCATTATCATTATACAGAAGCTGGTCTGGCTTTGATTGTAAATGACGGAGCTCAACTGGATTTAAATGCAGGCTATGAGATTGAACAGGAATCACTATTTATTGGAATTGGGTTTGCCCAGGGATTCTGA
- a CDS encoding peptide MFS transporter: MANGNPATVNDFFGHPRGLSTLFFTELWERFSYYGMRALLVLFMTAEALGDNPGLGFSVGEAAAIYGIYTFFVYVLSLPGGWVADNIWGQKKAVFIGGCIIAAGHFSMAVPTTTFFFIGLALIVVGTGLLKPNVSSMVGDLYPEGGARRDAGFSIFYMGINFGAILGPLLCGLLGEGYNWHYGFSLAGIGMVLGLISYKIGDKYLEGAGDLDESFTEEQIKKRSKLFYGISSFLAAAVVIFGFLQSSGAIDVALEALAQNLGIVAVIITLIFFIYIIFFGGHTQQEKKRLGVIFWLFILAALFWSGFEQAGSSLNLFAADLTDRAAGPSEFLGGMGALILTLVLAIPIGWYTFRTFNRDDLWVMAKAAVAVSGIGLLAFFYWLFTQIGNGWIIPASTLQLINPTFIVIFAPIFGMLWTWLASRNANPSIPVKFGLGLLGLAAGFFVLSWGSANASSTSLVSPAWLIVTYFLHTVGELCLSPVGLSSMTKLAPKNRVSQMMGIWFVATALGNLMAGLVAGQLETLAPSGLFQSVALIVGGGGIIALLAAPPVRKLMGDIE; the protein is encoded by the coding sequence ATGGCAAACGGGAACCCAGCCACCGTCAACGATTTTTTTGGACATCCGCGTGGCTTATCAACATTATTTTTCACTGAATTATGGGAGCGTTTCAGTTACTATGGAATGCGCGCTCTTCTCGTGCTTTTTATGACAGCAGAAGCTCTTGGAGATAACCCCGGGCTTGGATTCAGTGTTGGTGAAGCTGCTGCTATTTATGGAATCTATACCTTCTTCGTATATGTATTGTCGCTGCCGGGCGGCTGGGTAGCTGATAACATCTGGGGACAGAAAAAAGCTGTTTTCATAGGTGGATGTATCATTGCTGCCGGTCACTTTAGCATGGCTGTTCCCACCACTACCTTTTTCTTTATAGGATTGGCATTAATTGTTGTGGGAACTGGACTATTGAAACCTAACGTAAGTTCCATGGTCGGTGATTTGTATCCTGAAGGCGGCGCCCGACGTGATGCTGGATTCTCTATTTTCTATATGGGGATTAACTTCGGAGCCATTTTAGGTCCACTTCTTTGTGGTCTGCTTGGGGAAGGATACAACTGGCATTATGGATTCTCCCTTGCAGGTATTGGAATGGTGCTGGGATTAATATCCTACAAAATTGGCGACAAGTACCTTGAAGGCGCCGGCGATCTTGATGAAAGCTTTACGGAAGAACAAATCAAGAAGCGAAGCAAACTCTTTTATGGAATATCTTCCTTCCTGGCAGCAGCCGTTGTCATTTTTGGATTCCTCCAAAGCTCAGGTGCAATTGATGTAGCCCTTGAAGCTCTGGCTCAAAACCTGGGGATTGTAGCCGTTATCATCACGCTTATTTTCTTCATCTACATCATCTTCTTTGGTGGCCATACACAGCAGGAAAAGAAAAGACTGGGGGTTATTTTCTGGCTCTTTATTCTCGCCGCTTTATTCTGGAGTGGATTTGAGCAGGCTGGTTCTTCCCTTAATCTTTTTGCCGCGGATTTAACCGATCGTGCAGCTGGCCCCAGTGAGTTTCTGGGTGGGATGGGAGCACTTATACTCACCCTTGTTCTCGCTATACCTATTGGCTGGTACACGTTCAGAACCTTTAATCGAGACGATCTTTGGGTGATGGCAAAAGCAGCCGTGGCTGTTTCCGGAATTGGTTTACTTGCGTTCTTTTACTGGTTATTTACTCAGATAGGAAATGGATGGATTATACCTGCCAGTACATTGCAGCTTATTAATCCAACCTTTATTGTGATTTTTGCTCCTATTTTTGGGATGCTCTGGACCTGGCTGGCTTCCCGCAACGCTAACCCTTCTATCCCGGTTAAATTCGGATTAGGACTGCTAGGCCTTGCCGCTGGTTTCTTCGTGCTATCATGGGGATCTGCCAATGCTTCATCTACAAGCCTTGTATCTCCGGCCTGGCTGATCGTAACGTACTTCCTGCATACCGTTGGTGAGCTTTGTTTGTCGCCGGTAGGACTTTCATCCATGACCAAGCTTGCTCCGAAAAACCGTGTATCTCAGATGATGGGTATCTGGTTTGTAGCAACTGCTCTCGGTAATCTGATGGCTGGCTTAGTTGCAGGTCAGCTTGAGACACTTGCCCCATCCGGACTGTTCCAAAGTGTAGCACTGATTGTTGGTGGTGGTGGTATCATCGCATTGCTTGCTGCACCTCCGGTTCGAAAACTGATGGGAGATATTGAATAG
- the glpK gene encoding glycerol kinase GlpK: MEQFVLALDQGTTSSRAMLFNKKGEIVSVAQKEFRQIYPEPGWVEHDAQEIWSTQAGVAAEAVASAGVNGRAISCIGITNQRETTVVWDRKSGKPIYNAIVWQDRRTSDYCDSLKEAGHASMIQEKTGLIVDSYFSGTKVKWILDNVEGAREKAEKGELAFGTIDSWLIWNFTQGDLHITDVTNASRTMLYNINTLEWDDELLKLLEIPKNMLPEVRESSEVYGETKSSLFASTIAIAGIAGDQQAALFGQMCTEPGMVKNTYGTGCFMLMNVGGEPVKSEGNLLTTIAWKINGETKYALEGSVFIGGAVVQWLRDEMGIIQESKDIEYFANKVDDSDGVYLVPAFAGLGAPHWKQHARGMMVGITRGTNRAHLARAAQDSIAYQVLDLLNAMKADSGIKVKELRVDGGATVNDTLMQFQSDLLGEVPVIRPMVTETTALGAAYLAGLAVGFWDDIEKIRKLWKVDQKFDQQKDSEEVDKLIRGWNRAVKSAIAWADDR, encoded by the coding sequence ATGGAGCAATTTGTTTTAGCATTAGATCAGGGAACCACCAGCTCAAGAGCAATGCTTTTTAACAAGAAAGGTGAAATTGTTTCTGTAGCTCAAAAGGAATTCAGACAAATTTATCCTGAACCCGGTTGGGTTGAGCATGATGCACAAGAGATTTGGTCGACACAGGCCGGAGTTGCTGCAGAGGCTGTTGCTTCTGCAGGTGTAAATGGCAGGGCAATTTCATGCATTGGTATAACCAATCAGAGGGAAACAACAGTGGTTTGGGACCGGAAAAGCGGAAAGCCCATTTATAATGCTATTGTTTGGCAAGATCGCCGAACTTCTGACTACTGTGACAGTCTAAAAGAAGCAGGTCACGCCAGCATGATTCAGGAAAAAACCGGACTGATTGTAGATTCTTATTTTTCAGGAACCAAAGTGAAATGGATACTCGATAATGTGGAAGGAGCTCGGGAAAAAGCTGAAAAGGGCGAACTTGCTTTTGGAACTATCGACTCGTGGCTGATTTGGAATTTCACTCAGGGTGATTTACACATCACAGATGTAACCAATGCTTCCAGGACCATGCTGTATAATATCAATACACTGGAATGGGATGACGAATTGCTTAAGCTCCTGGAGATCCCCAAAAATATGCTGCCGGAAGTACGGGAGTCGAGCGAAGTATATGGGGAAACCAAGTCCAGCCTTTTTGCAAGTACCATTGCGATTGCCGGCATTGCCGGTGATCAGCAAGCGGCTCTGTTTGGGCAAATGTGTACGGAACCCGGGATGGTTAAAAACACCTATGGAACGGGATGTTTCATGCTGATGAATGTGGGGGGTGAACCTGTGAAGTCTGAGGGCAACCTTCTGACCACCATAGCCTGGAAGATCAATGGGGAAACGAAATATGCTCTGGAAGGATCTGTGTTCATAGGCGGAGCTGTAGTTCAGTGGTTACGGGATGAGATGGGCATTATACAGGAATCCAAAGACATTGAATACTTCGCCAATAAGGTAGATGATTCGGATGGCGTGTATCTGGTTCCGGCTTTTGCAGGACTAGGAGCCCCGCATTGGAAACAGCATGCCCGGGGTATGATGGTGGGAATAACCCGTGGCACTAATCGGGCTCATCTGGCGAGAGCTGCTCAGGATTCCATTGCATACCAGGTGCTGGATCTTTTGAATGCGATGAAAGCTGATTCCGGGATCAAGGTAAAAGAACTCAGGGTTGATGGTGGGGCTACTGTAAATGATACACTTATGCAATTTCAGAGTGATTTACTTGGGGAAGTTCCCGTTATTCGCCCGATGGTAACCGAAACCACAGCCTTAGGAGCGGCTTATCTGGCAGGACTGGCCGTTGGATTTTGGGACGATATTGAAAAGATACGAAAGCTATGGAAGGTGGATCAAAAATTTGATCAACAGAAAGATTCCGAAGAAGTGGATAAGCTTATCAGGGGCTGGAATCGAGCTGTAAAATCAGCGATAGCGTGGGCTGATGATAGATAA
- a CDS encoding S9 family peptidase, with product MTRSLFQKSGLLTTLVLAFSIGFIQLGFAQNGLTPTQVAKINNVGSVYLSGDGSTAAYTLSVPADPMKENALPSTHLYMMNIASGETKPLITDMSVSGIAFRPGSNNITYLAKKEGDETTSLYELNTESGASEKLYAFERNISGYSWAADGNHLVFRSAEPKKESESPLPYSPEVYEENLTNTWAYIQNIAMDGHEPHRIPVEGSVYDAVWSPDQQKLAVAVAPTPLVDDFYMSQKVVIIDHESRDVLAEVDHEGKLGQISWSPDSKKLAMIAAATINDPIAGRLKIADAATGNTTLLKEDFKGSFDQIEWANANTIHYLASKGVWSEFGSIKSDGSQMKAIIPTGGPILASFAHAGNGTHVFNANTPNHPGELYLMKKGNKEPKRVTNSNPWLDEVPKGKQEAVTYTTKDGMKVEGIVIYPLDYKEGMPYPTITVVHGGPEAHYDNGWLTSYSMAGQMGAAEGFVVFYPNYRGSTGRGVEFAMSSQGDLAGAEFDDIVEGVDYLIAEGVTDKTKVGVTGGSYGGYATAWMSTKYSDRFAAGVMFVGISNNLSKWGTSDIPEELYHVHARKRIWEDYMGYLERSPIYHVDNAKTPLLIMHGKEDTRVDPGQSYELYRHIKTRTDTPVRLVLYPGEGHGNRRATARFDYNLRMMRWFNEYLKGEENQRPDTELEVDKMTIEN from the coding sequence ATGACACGATCTTTATTCCAAAAATCAGGCTTACTCACGACGCTTGTATTGGCGTTTAGTATTGGATTCATACAGCTTGGGTTTGCTCAAAATGGGCTCACCCCTACACAAGTTGCTAAAATAAACAATGTTGGCTCTGTTTATTTGTCCGGTGATGGCAGTACAGCCGCTTATACCCTTTCGGTTCCGGCCGACCCGATGAAAGAAAATGCTCTTCCAAGTACTCATTTATACATGATGAATATTGCAAGTGGAGAGACCAAACCCCTGATTACAGATATGAGTGTAAGTGGCATTGCCTTCAGGCCCGGAAGCAATAACATTACATATCTGGCTAAAAAAGAAGGGGATGAAACTACTTCATTATATGAATTGAATACGGAATCCGGAGCGAGTGAAAAGCTTTATGCTTTTGAACGAAATATTTCAGGATATAGCTGGGCTGCAGATGGAAACCATCTTGTATTCAGATCTGCCGAGCCAAAAAAAGAAAGCGAGTCTCCACTGCCTTACAGCCCGGAAGTCTATGAAGAGAATTTGACCAACACCTGGGCCTATATCCAAAACATAGCTATGGATGGCCATGAGCCGCATCGTATTCCCGTGGAAGGAAGTGTGTATGATGCCGTCTGGAGTCCTGATCAACAAAAACTAGCCGTAGCCGTTGCTCCCACCCCATTGGTCGATGACTTTTATATGAGCCAAAAAGTAGTAATCATTGATCATGAATCCCGTGATGTGCTTGCAGAGGTTGATCATGAAGGGAAACTGGGACAAATTTCATGGAGTCCGGATAGCAAAAAACTGGCAATGATTGCCGCAGCTACTATTAATGACCCGATTGCAGGGCGTCTCAAGATTGCAGACGCAGCCACCGGCAACACAACCTTGCTTAAAGAAGATTTCAAAGGCAGCTTTGACCAAATAGAATGGGCAAATGCCAACACTATTCACTACCTCGCGAGTAAAGGCGTTTGGTCCGAATTTGGGAGTATAAAGAGTGACGGAAGCCAGATGAAAGCCATCATCCCAACCGGAGGCCCAATCCTTGCTTCCTTTGCGCATGCAGGAAATGGCACTCATGTTTTTAATGCCAATACTCCAAATCACCCTGGCGAATTGTACCTGATGAAGAAAGGGAATAAAGAACCTAAAAGAGTCACAAACAGCAACCCCTGGCTGGATGAAGTTCCAAAAGGGAAACAAGAGGCGGTTACCTATACCACTAAAGATGGTATGAAAGTTGAGGGAATTGTTATTTACCCGCTGGATTATAAAGAAGGAATGCCTTACCCAACTATTACAGTGGTTCATGGCGGACCTGAAGCCCATTACGACAACGGCTGGCTTACATCCTACTCTATGGCTGGGCAAATGGGGGCTGCGGAAGGCTTCGTTGTTTTTTACCCTAATTATAGGGGAAGTACTGGTCGCGGTGTTGAGTTTGCCATGAGCAGTCAGGGCGATTTAGCCGGTGCCGAGTTCGATGATATCGTAGAAGGGGTTGATTACCTGATTGCGGAAGGCGTGACCGATAAAACCAAAGTTGGGGTAACCGGTGGTTCTTATGGTGGATATGCCACTGCATGGATGAGCACCAAATACAGTGATCGCTTTGCGGCGGGAGTGATGTTCGTAGGTATTAGTAATAACCTCTCTAAATGGGGCACCAGCGATATTCCCGAAGAGCTCTATCATGTACATGCCCGCAAGCGAATCTGGGAAGATTACATGGGTTATCTCGAACGCAGTCCCATCTATCATGTAGATAACGCCAAAACACCATTACTGATTATGCACGGAAAGGAAGACACCCGCGTAGATCCGGGACAATCCTACGAGCTTTACCGTCATATTAAAACCCGCACCGATACTCCGGTTCGTCTCGTACTCTATCCGGGAGAAGGACATGGTAACCGCCGAGCGACCGCTCGTTTTGATTATAACCTGCGGATGATGCGCTGGTTTAATGAATACCTGAAAGGAGAAGAAAATCAACGCCCGGATACCGAACTTGAAGTAGACAAAATGACGATCGAAAACTAA
- the hutH gene encoding histidine ammonia-lyase codes for MIEIKISSLYKDIERSLAQLKKDPSPVLNSRAIVDDALTKNEAFYGINTGFGILASKRIGDDQLKQLQRNLILSHAVGTGDLITKNISRLMLQLKIHALGIGFSGISKETFDRLIYFVDNDLIPVIPEKGSVGASGDLAPLAHMSLPLLGFGSFWNEEGTDTIPANKVLQEHSLEPIELQPKDGLSLINGTQLMSAYGAFVLEKSLHLLKSADLLGAMSLEALQGSIKPFDERIHEIRPHAGQQTVARNVRHLLQNSEILESHRNCGKVQDPYSLRCIPQVHGASRDAIAHCISTVQTEINSVTDNPLVFQNGDIISGGNFHGQPLALVLDYAAIALAELASISERRTYLLLEGHDGLPTLLMEETGINSGFMIPQYTSAALVSENKVLCHPASVDSIPTSLGQEDHVSMGSIGALKLLNVFKNVEQVLAIELFTASQALDFRKPLKPGEGVDRAHKYIREQISHAQEDHFFKDEINEAVKLLMQSELLDPLELQ; via the coding sequence ATGATAGAAATTAAAATCAGCAGCTTGTATAAGGATATCGAACGGTCTTTAGCTCAGCTAAAAAAAGACCCTTCACCGGTGCTGAACTCACGAGCAATTGTGGATGATGCGCTCACCAAAAATGAGGCTTTTTATGGCATTAATACCGGTTTTGGTATTCTGGCTTCGAAAAGAATTGGCGATGATCAATTGAAACAGCTCCAGCGAAACCTGATTTTATCTCATGCTGTTGGAACCGGTGACTTGATCACGAAAAACATTTCACGACTAATGCTCCAGCTTAAAATTCATGCGCTGGGTATAGGCTTTTCCGGAATTTCTAAAGAAACTTTTGACCGTCTTATCTATTTCGTGGACAATGATTTAATCCCCGTTATTCCTGAAAAAGGAAGTGTGGGAGCTTCCGGTGATTTGGCGCCGCTGGCTCATATGTCACTGCCATTATTAGGTTTTGGTTCATTCTGGAATGAGGAGGGAACCGATACGATTCCCGCGAATAAGGTATTGCAGGAGCACAGTCTGGAGCCGATCGAGCTTCAGCCCAAAGATGGATTATCACTAATCAACGGAACGCAATTGATGAGTGCTTATGGTGCTTTTGTCCTGGAAAAATCACTTCATTTGCTAAAGAGCGCAGATTTATTGGGAGCTATGAGTCTGGAAGCATTGCAAGGCAGCATCAAACCTTTTGATGAGCGTATTCATGAAATCCGGCCACATGCCGGACAGCAGACCGTAGCCCGGAATGTTCGTCATTTGCTACAAAACAGTGAGATTTTGGAATCGCATCGAAATTGCGGGAAGGTACAAGATCCGTATTCGCTTCGATGTATTCCGCAGGTGCATGGTGCAAGTCGTGATGCTATTGCTCATTGTATATCCACGGTTCAAACCGAAATAAACTCGGTAACGGATAATCCACTTGTTTTCCAGAATGGGGATATTATCAGCGGAGGGAATTTTCACGGGCAGCCACTGGCTCTTGTGCTCGATTATGCCGCTATTGCCCTGGCAGAGCTTGCCAGTATCTCAGAACGGCGAACGTACTTACTGCTTGAAGGACACGATGGGTTGCCTACTCTGCTTATGGAAGAAACCGGGATAAACTCCGGCTTTATGATTCCACAATACACATCGGCGGCGTTAGTGTCGGAAAATAAGGTGCTGTGTCATCCTGCATCTGTTGACTCTATTCCGACCAGCCTCGGACAGGAAGATCATGTTAGCATGGGAAGCATCGGGGCACTAAAGTTACTGAATGTATTCAAAAATGTAGAGCAGGTGTTGGCCATTGAGTTGTTTACAGCATCGCAAGCGCTGGATTTCAGAAAACCACTGAAACCCGGCGAAGGGGTAGATCGAGCACACAAATATATACGTGAGCAGATTTCGCATGCGCAGGAAGATCATTTCTTTAAAGACGAGATTAACGAAGCGGTGAAATTATTAATGCAGTCCGAATTACTTGATCCGCTGGAACTACAGTAA